From Astyanax mexicanus isolate ESR-SI-001 chromosome 16, AstMex3_surface, whole genome shotgun sequence, one genomic window encodes:
- the samd13 gene encoding sterile alpha motif domain-containing protein 13 → METKANGSMDTKSSVENGQLPDPAHWAVADVVNYFKATGFEEQANAFQDQEIDGKSLLLMTRNDVLTGLSIKLGPALKIYEYHVKPLQTQHLKSNAS, encoded by the exons ATGGAAACCAAGGCAAATGGTTCGATGGACACCAAAAG TTCGGTGGAGAATGGGCAGCTCCCAGACCCGGCCCACTGGGCAGTAGCGGATGTCGTAAATTATTTTAAAGCTACTGGATTTGAGGAGCAGGCCAACGCTTTCCAAGATCAG GAAATTGATGGCAAATCTCTTTTATTAATGACTCGTAATGACGTTCTGACTGGACTCTCTATAAAACTGGGCCCTGCACTGAAGATTTACGAATACCACGTGAAGCCCCTTCAGACCCAGCACTTGAAAAGCAATGCCTCATAG
- the uox gene encoding uricase isoform X1, with amino-acid sequence MEKTQVTPPPKYNLLSGPDPTPGEESESKATKLQEEYYIENYGYLKSEKHFVQNVEFVRTGYGKNQVKVLYVRREGTHHYIIELKANVQLTLNSRKDYLTGDNSDIIPTDTIKNTVHALAKLKGVRSIESFALDICHHFLTAFKHVTRAKVDIEEAPWKKLEKNGVEHAHAFIFSPESWRFCEVEQYLNEPPVIHSGIKDMKVLKTTQSGFEGFLKDRFTTLQEVRDRVFCTSVYARWRYNKHQGVPFDAAWKTVKDTIIEKFGGPYDRGEYSPSVQKTLYESQVLVLDRVPEVEEIEIVMPNQHYITIDMTKMGISNKDEVLLPLDNPAGNITGTVRRKPRSRL; translated from the exons ATGGAAAAAACACAGGTGACACCACCCCCCAAATATAATCTTCTGTCCGGACCAGATCCCACTCCTGGTGAAGAATCAGAGAGTAAAGCCACAAAACTACAGGAAGAATATTACATTGAAAATTATGGCTACCTCAAATCCG AAAAACATTTTGTGCAGAATGTGGAGTTTGTGCGGACAGGCTATGGGAAGAATCAGGTGAAGGTTTTGTATGTGCGACGGGAAGGGACACACCACTACATAATTGAGCTGAAGGCAAATGTCCAGCTTACTCTTAACTCTCGCAAAGACTACCTGACCGGAGACAACTCCGACATCATCCCCACCGACACCATCAAGAACACCGTCCACGCTCTGGCCAAGCTAAAAGGA GTTAGATCCATTGAGAGCTTTGCTCTGGATATATGCCATCATTTCCTGACAGCATTTAAGCATGTCACACGAGCAAAGGTCGACATTGAAGAAGCCCCCTGGAAGAAACTAGAAAAG AATGGAGTGGAACATGCCCATGCATTCATCTTCTCTCCAGAATCCTGGCGCTTCTGTGAGGTAGAACAGTATCTAAACG AACCACCAGTAATTCACAGTGGAATCAAAGACATGAAGGTTCTGAAGACCACACAGTCAGGCTTTGAGGGCTTCCTGAAGGATCGTTTCACCACACTGCAGGAGGTCAGGGACAGAGTCTTCTGCACCTCAGTCTATGCTAGGTGGCGCTACAACAAGCACCAGGGCGTGCCTTTTGATGCTGCATG GAAAACTGTGAAGGACACCATCATCGAGAAGTTCGGTGGACCATACGACCGTGGAGAGTATTCACCCTCTGTTCAGAAGACCTTGTATGAATCACAGGTTCTGGTTTTGGACAGAGTGCCTGAG GTGGAGGAGATTGAAATAGTCATGCCAAATCAGCATTATATTACGATCGACATGACAAAAATGGGAATATCCAACAAAGATGAG GTTCTTCTTCCTCTGGATAACCCAGCTGGAAACATTACAGGGACCGTGCGCAGGAAGCCTCGCTCTAGACTGTAA
- the uox gene encoding uricase isoform X2 produces MATSNPNVEFVRTGYGKNQVKVLYVRREGTHHYIIELKANVQLTLNSRKDYLTGDNSDIIPTDTIKNTVHALAKLKGVRSIESFALDICHHFLTAFKHVTRAKVDIEEAPWKKLEKNGVEHAHAFIFSPESWRFCEVEQYLNEPPVIHSGIKDMKVLKTTQSGFEGFLKDRFTTLQEVRDRVFCTSVYARWRYNKHQGVPFDAAWKTVKDTIIEKFGGPYDRGEYSPSVQKTLYESQVLVLDRVPEVEEIEIVMPNQHYITIDMTKMGISNKDEVLLPLDNPAGNITGTVRRKPRSRL; encoded by the exons ATGGCTACCTCAAATCCG AATGTGGAGTTTGTGCGGACAGGCTATGGGAAGAATCAGGTGAAGGTTTTGTATGTGCGACGGGAAGGGACACACCACTACATAATTGAGCTGAAGGCAAATGTCCAGCTTACTCTTAACTCTCGCAAAGACTACCTGACCGGAGACAACTCCGACATCATCCCCACCGACACCATCAAGAACACCGTCCACGCTCTGGCCAAGCTAAAAGGA GTTAGATCCATTGAGAGCTTTGCTCTGGATATATGCCATCATTTCCTGACAGCATTTAAGCATGTCACACGAGCAAAGGTCGACATTGAAGAAGCCCCCTGGAAGAAACTAGAAAAG AATGGAGTGGAACATGCCCATGCATTCATCTTCTCTCCAGAATCCTGGCGCTTCTGTGAGGTAGAACAGTATCTAAACG AACCACCAGTAATTCACAGTGGAATCAAAGACATGAAGGTTCTGAAGACCACACAGTCAGGCTTTGAGGGCTTCCTGAAGGATCGTTTCACCACACTGCAGGAGGTCAGGGACAGAGTCTTCTGCACCTCAGTCTATGCTAGGTGGCGCTACAACAAGCACCAGGGCGTGCCTTTTGATGCTGCATG GAAAACTGTGAAGGACACCATCATCGAGAAGTTCGGTGGACCATACGACCGTGGAGAGTATTCACCCTCTGTTCAGAAGACCTTGTATGAATCACAGGTTCTGGTTTTGGACAGAGTGCCTGAG GTGGAGGAGATTGAAATAGTCATGCCAAATCAGCATTATATTACGATCGACATGACAAAAATGGGAATATCCAACAAAGATGAG GTTCTTCTTCCTCTGGATAACCCAGCTGGAAACATTACAGGGACCGTGCGCAGGAAGCCTCGCTCTAGACTGTAA